The window TCCAGCGATAGCGCGTCCGCGTCAACCGCAGGACGACGAAAAGCGAGGCGGCGCCGATGACGCCGCGAACCATCATGACCTGGAAGGCATCGAACCGCTCGGTCAGGAGCTTGGTCGCGACGTCGTTCTGGACGTAGAGAGCCATGGCGACGACGACGAGGGCGGCGCCTTTCAGGGCCTGGTTCTGCATCGCCTATTGCCGGTAGGACCGGTCGATCCGGTCGAGGAGGCGCAGGTGGGCGTCCCATTCCAGCGCGAGATCGCCATCGTCGAAGGAAACGGCGTCCGCCTGCTCGGCCACCTTCGAGCGGACCGACATGTCGGGCAGCTTTATCTCGCGGTTCATCGAGAGCGTCGCGACCTGGATCTCGCAAGCGAGATTGAGATAATACATGAGGTTGAACGCCTCCGCGACGCTGCGCCCGACGGTCAGCAGGCCGTGGTTCCTGAGGATGAGCGCCCGCTTGTCGCCGAGATCGGCGATGATGCGGTCGCGCTCTTCGAGATCGAGCGCGATGCCCTCGTAGTCGTGATACGCGACATGCGGCTCCAGTCCCAGGGCGATCTGGTTGAGCGGCAGAAGCCCGTCCTGCAGGCTGGAGACGGCCATGCCCGCCTTCGTATGCGTGTGGATGACGCAGAGTGCATCATGGCGTGCACTATGGATGGCGCTGTGGATCACGAACCCCGCCCGGTTCACGCGGGAGGGATTGTCGCCGATCTTGTTGCCGTCGAGGTCGATCGTGACCAGCGAAGACGCGTTGATTTCCTCCCAGAGCAGGCCGTAGGGATTGATCAGGAAGCGGTTGTCGTGGTCGGGCAGCCGGAGCGTGGCGTGGGTGTAGATGAGATCGGCCATGCGGTAATGGGCGATCAGGCGGTAGCACGCCGCAAGCTCGACCCGGTGTGTCCATTCGGCGCTCTGGAATTGCATCGGTGCGCGCTCCCTGTCCTTCAGGCGTCGTGGTCGAGCAGCGCGAGCAGGCGTTCGGCCGCGGTTGAAAGCGCCTGCGCGTCGCGGGCGAAGCAAAGCCGAAAGTAGCCTTCGCCGGCCATGCCGAACGCGCGCCCCGGAGCAAGGCCCACGCCGGTTTCCCGCAGCAATCGTTCGGCGAATGCCGTCGAGTCGGTGATCCCGTCGATGCGGAAGAACAGGTAGAAAGCCCCGGCGGGCGCAAACTCGATGCGCGAAGACGTCGAGAGGGCCGAGGCGACGCATTCGAGCCCCCGGCGGCAGCGCTCGGTCTGCGCCGCGAGAAATGCCTCTCCGTCGTCCAGTGCCGCACAGGCCGCGCGCTGCATGAAGGCTGCGACGCCCGAGGTCGAATACTGGATCAGGTTCTCGATGGTCGGCCCAAGCCCTGCCGGCGCTTCGATCCAGCCGATCCTCCAGCCGGTCATCGCCCAGTTTTTCGAGAAGGTGTTGACGAAGAGGACGCGGTCGTCCTCCGTCACGAGCGAATGGAGCGAGGGTGCGGCGAGGGCCTTCGAATAGGTGAAGCGTCCATAGACCTCATCCGCGATGATCCACAGGTCATGCTTGCGGGAAAGATCCAGCATGGCTTGCAGCAGCAGGGGATCGGCGGTCCAGCCGGTCGGGTTCGAAGGCGAATTCAGGAAGATCGCGCGGGTTCGCGGCGAGATCGAGGCCTCGAGCAGATCGAGGTCCAGCGTCCAGCCGGCCGGGTCGAACCGCATGGCGACCTCGCGGGCATGGGCGCCGGCGACGCCCACCGATGCGGGGAAATTCGGCCATGCCGGCGTCGGCACCAGGATCTCCTCGCCCACCCCCGCAACGATCCGGACCGCAAGCTGGATCGCCTGCATGCCGGAGCCCGTGACGAAGAAACGGCCGGGCTCGAACGGCTTTCCGAAGAGGCCGCCATAGACGCGATCGTGGTAGCGGGCGAGCGCTTGGCGAAGCTCGGGGATACCCGGCTGGGGAACGTAGAACGTCTCGCCCCGCTCGAGCGCCGCTGCGGCCGCCCGGCAGATGAGGGCCGGCGTCGGCAGATCGCCCTCTCCAACCCAGAGCGGAACGATGTCGGAGCGCCCGAAACCGTGCTTCATGACCGCGGCGATGCCGCTTGCCGGTGCCGCAGCGGCTTGGGGGCTGATGGACAACGAGGGGCTGGTCATTGGTGGCTCCGGATCGCAAGGAAAAGCGGGTCGACGGCCAAGCACGGTCCGTCGACCCGCAACGCGCCCTCGATGAAAGGGCACGGGGGAAGGCTTACTGGTGGTCGTAAGGATTGCCGCGCGTCACGAAGGGCACGATGCTGATCTTTCCGCTGTCGTCGCGCCGGTAGCCGCGCACGCCGGCATAGGGGATGTCGTTGGCATCCAGGAGGCGCTTCGCCTCGTCTTCCTTGCCCTCCGGCACATAGAGGAAGAAGATGCGCGTCTCGTATTCCGGCAGCGGATCGCCCGCCTGCGAGGCCGCCTTCCAGAGCGGCGCCTTGGCCGGGTCCAGCACCTCCTCGACATCGCCGATCTCGCGGGTCTTGCCGTCCGAATCGATGACGACGATGTCGGGGTAGTAGTCTCCCGACGGACCGGGCACCGCCCGCGTCTTCTGCGGCGCGTTGGTCAGCGTGGTATAGTTTGCCGGCCAGGTCGTCTGGCCCGGAAAGGGAAAGCGGTTCGCCGCGACGAAGGCGACAACCTCATCATGCGAAGGCAATGGCATCGTGTTCTCCTTGTAGGCTTGTTGAAAGGACGGTCGTTTCAGCGAACGGACCATTCGGGGCCGCGGGGCGTATCGATCCACTCCGGCCACCGGTAATCCACGGGCGCCTGGAAGTCCGGGGAAAGCTGCGGGGGAACCCAGCGCGAACCGCCGACGCCGCCGCCGGTCCTGTCGTTGAATTCCTCGCGGGCGCGTTCCAGCACGCCTGCGTCCGTCATCATGTCGAGGATCGTGGTCGAGATGACCTCCGCCGCCTTGCCCCACATCGGGTCGATGCAGTCCGGATCGCCGTTCATGGCGTGCCGGAGCCATTCGCCGTAGCGCTTCCCGGCGGGATCGGGCTTGAGCGTGGGGCGGGCGACGTAGAGGCGCACGGTGGGGGCGTGCCATGTATATTCGACATAATCGTCGGCGGCGTAATGGAACTGCCATGGCGGCAATTGCTGGCGGAAGGCGGCTTCCGCCTCCTGCGGCGGGGTCAGCCGCATCATGTTGTCGATGAAGGGCTCGTCCATCGGCGCAATGCCCTGGCTGCGCTGCCCCTCGCGGGCAAAGCGCCTGGCCGCCTCGCCCCAGACGGGCGCGCCCAGCTTTTCGAAATTGCGGAAGGTCAGTTCGGCGAGCGCGTGGTTGGGAAGGCCGGCGCGGGTCTTGGTGATCCAGTCCGCCCGCCAGGTGCAATGGGTCATCGCGGCGACATGCTCGGCATTGCGGTCGAGGACGGAAAAGACGGTCTCGCACATTTCCAGCGTCGGGGCGCGCATGGAATACTGGATCTGCGAATAGGCGGGCGCGAGATTGTCGGCCGCGGCCTGCCCGGCGACGGGGATGAACTCGTTGAGCGTCCAGGTGCCGGTGTGCGGCAGCATGGATTCCTTCATCATCTTCGAGTTCGTGTACATGAGGCAGACGGCGTCGATCGCCCCCGGGGCCCGGGCGGTGGCATGGGCATGGGCCACGGCGCCGCCGCGGCTCTGGTCGAGCCAGGTTTCCGGGCTGTCGCATTCGAACGTGTAGATCCGGCTCCAGTAGGGCGCGCTGGTCGTATCCCAGAAGCAGCCGTTGGTGAGCGCGTTGAAGGAATGCGGATGGAAGCTGATCGCCGCGTCCAGCCCGTCATAGTAGCCGTGGGCGGCATGGACCGGCTTCGAGCCGCACATCTTTTCCGCCGGTTCGCCGAAGAACCGCAGGGTGCCGGTGATGCCATGGGCCTCCATGGCCTTCCTGGCGGCCAGAAAGCCGGCGAAGGAACCCATGCCGAGTGCGGAATGGGGATCGGTGTGGCCGGCGGCGTGCTTCGTGGTGCCCGGCCGCGACGCATGGCGGGGCTCGGCCACCTGGGACTGACCGGGCACGGCATCGTATTCGGCATAGCCGCCGATGACCGGACCCTCGCCGTTCGACCAGGTCGCGCAGAAGGCCGTCGGCATGCCGGCAGAGCCCTGCTCGACCTCGAAGCCCTCCTCGCGGAGGCGATCGACATACCATTGGGACGAACGGTATTCGCGCCAGGACGGCTCGTGGAACGACCAGATCTGCTGGTGCCAGGCCGAAATCAGCGCACGGTTCGAGCCGAGCCAGTCGAGGGCATGGTTTTGGGCGGCGGAGAAATTGCTTCTGGTCATGGGGCGCTCCCGGTTCCCTTCCCGAAGGCACAGCGATCCGGTGCCGCTTCCGGGTGGGGAGCGGCTGCTGCGCAACGAGGCGGGTCAGAAAGTTTCAAGGTCGGCCCGGCGGAATGGATGTGCCGCGCCGGCCGCTACCTATGCATAGGGGAAGGGGGGATAAGGCGCAAGGACAAATTTGGAGTTGACTCCAAATTTATTCGGCCGCCTCCTCGATCACCCCGCGCAGCACCATTTCCAGGTGCGGAATCCCCCATTCGCGCATGGCTTCCGGCGTCATGGCGCTGGAGGTGACCAGCCGGGCGAGCGCCGCGCTGCCGATGCCCAGGAGCAGGTCGCAAAGGACCGGAAGATCGACGTTCGGCTTGATCCGCCCGTTCTGCTGGTAGGCGGCGAGCATGCGCATGTATTGGCGCCGCAGCAGCAGGTCGAGGCGCTTTCCCGTCCGGTGCGCGATGCCGCCCGTGTCCAGGAACTGCGCCGACATGACCACCCGCCAGCATTCGCGGGTGAGGTGGCGAACGGCCTGGTCCGCCAGGAGCCGCTCGAAGGCGAGGATGCCCGTCATCGGGTCGTCCGGCAGGTTTTCCAGGAACTTGCGGCGTTCGGGCAGGGCCGCCCTTACGTGGCGCAGCGCGATCTCCATCAGCAGGTTCGGCTTGTTCTTGAAGTAGTTGTAGACCGAAGCCGGCGCCACGGAGGCGAGCTCGGCGATTTCCTCGATCTTGGTGATCTCGTAGCCTTGCTGGCGAAACAGGGCATCGGCCGCATCAAGGACTTGCTCCACCCTCTTGTTGCGATGCTTAACCCGCAGTCCTCCGGTCATTTCCTGTCCTTCCAAGCGGCGAACGAAAAAAGCATTTTCGCCGAAATTGATCTTGTCTCTATTTTTAGAGTTGACACTAAGTTTGTAGTCATGGAACATGTCAATATATCGGACGCGGTTCAAGTGGAAAGCGCTGACAATCGACAAAATAATGACACCGGCAGGCCTGCCACCGGGCGAGGTCGCTCGTCATGCATGGCCGCCAGAAGGAGAATGCCCCCTTGCTCAAGCTGATCGACAATCCGCCGCAATGGCCCAATGGCGCCCGCTGCGCCGTCTGCTTCGCCTTCGACCTCGACGCTGAAAGCCTGCTGCATCTCTACTATCCCGAAGATTCCATGCGCCGCATCACGCTCTCCTCGGCCTTGCGGTACGGTCCCCGGATCGCCATTCCGCGGCTGATCCGCATCTGGGAGCACTACGGCATCAAGCAGACGGTCTACGTTCCCGGCTGGTGTGTCGAGACCTATCCGGAGGCCGTGGAGCAACTGGCCGCGGCCGGCCACGAGATCGGCCATCACGGCTGGCTGCACGAGCGGGTGAACGCGCTCGATGCCGGCGACGAGGCGAAGGTGCTGAAGGCCGGCATCAAGGCCATCGAACGGGTGACCGGCAAGAGGCCGGCGGGCTACCGCTGCCCCTCGGGCGCGTTCTCGCCCGCCACGCTCGACCTGCTGATCGACGAGGGCTTCACCTATGACGCCTCGCTGTCCGGCGACGACGTGCCCTACCTCGTCCGCGGCGGGAAGGGCGCGCTCCTGGAGCTGCCATCGGACCACGCGCTGGACGACTGGCCGCAATATGTGAACATGCGCGACTTCAACCACATGCTGCCGATCCAGTCGCCGGAACAGGCCATGCAGGTCTTCCGCTCCGAATTCGACGCGGCCTGGGCGAATGGCGGCCTGTGGTCCTCCGTCTGGCATCCGTTCGTGTCGGGCCGCCCGGCCCGCGCGCAGGCCATGGCCGACCTCATCGAATACATGCAGGCGAAGGGAAATGTCTGGTTCGCCACCATGGAGGAGATCGCCGCCCATGTGCAGGGCCTCATCGACAGCGGCGAGTGGACGCCGCGCGAGGAGACGCTGCCCTTCTGGCAGCAGCCCGTACCGCAGATCGCCCGCCCCGTGCGCTAGCGAACATACATCCAGAAGTCACTCCAACGAACATAAGAGGGAACAATGCGTAAAATCAGGATTCTCGCAGCCGCGACATTCGCCGCCATGCTTCTTTCCGGTGTGGCATCCGCCCAGTCCCTGCCGCAGGACATCAAGGACTCCGGCAAGCTGATGGTCGGCACCGAACGCGACCACCCGCCGATGGAATTCATCGATGCGAAGACGAACGAGCTCGTCGGCTTCGACGTCGACCTCATCCGCGCGATCGCCGGCAAGCTCGGGCTGGAGGTGGAGTTCGTCCATTCCCGCTTCGAGGGCCTCACGCCCAACCTGCAATCGCGCCGCATCAACCTGATCATAAGCGGCATGTACGACACGCCGAAACGGCGCGAGAGCTTCGACTTCGTCGATTACCTCAGCGCCGGCACGACCTTCTACACGCTCGACAGGAACACCGAGATCCAGGAGCCGAAGGATTTCTGCGGCAAGGTCGTCACCACCAACCGCGGCACGACATATCCGGACTCCGTCAAGAAATGGAGCGACGAGAACTGCGTCGCCGCCGGCCTTCCCGCCATCGACGTGATCACCGACACCGACATGGCATCCGAGTTCCTCTATATCAACCAGGGCCGCGCGGTCGGCGCCGTGCAGGGCACCGAGGCGATCCCGACCGTGCTGGCAAGCACCGACGGCCCCTTCCGCGTCGTCGGCAAGCCGTTCACCAATGTGCGCATCGGCATCGGCTTCAACAAGGAAGACACCGAATTGCGTGATACGATCCTCAAGACGCTCGAGGACCTGTTCAAGTCCGGGGAATATCTCGAGATCGTCAAGAAATGGGGCCTCGACGCCAGCGCGCTCGATGCGCCCACCGTCAATGCGGGCGACGCGCCGTGACGCTCTCGTTCGCTCTCGAAGGCAGGACAAACGACCAGCGAAAGCCGGATATGGACGTCATCGACATCTCGAAACTCAAGCATGCGCGCCCGCTTCACCTCGGGCGCCTTGCAACCGCCGCCGTCCTGCTGGCCGCCGGCGCCTACATCGTCTACGCATTCGCGGTCGGCACCATCGACTGGCCGGTCGTCGGCGAGTACATGTTCAGCGAGCGCATCCTGAGCGGCGCGGTCACCACCGTCGTCATCTCGGTGATCGCCATGGCGATCGGCATCGTCATCGGCATCCTGACCGCCATCGCCCGTTCCTCGCGGAACATGGTGCTGTCCTCCGCCGCCATGTTCTACACATGGCTGTTCCGCGGCGCGCCGATGATCCTGCAGCTCCTGATCTGGTACAATCTGGCCCTCGTCTTTCCGACCATCGGCATTCCGGGCCTGTGGGAGGCCAAGACGGTGGTCGTCATGACGCCGCTCGCCGCGACCCTCATCGCGCTGAGCCTCAACCAGGGCGCCTACACGTCCGAGATCATCCGCTCCGGCATGCTGGCCGTCGATATCGGCCAGTACGAGGCGGCCAAGTCGATCGGCATGACCTATTCCGACACGTTGCGCCGCATCATCCTGCCGCAGGCGATGCGCGTGGTCGTGCCGCCGCTCGGCAACGAGTTCATCGGCCTGCTGAAGGTGACGGCGCTTGCCAGCATCATCGGCTTCGGCGAACTGCTCGGAACGGCCCAGGACATCTATTACAGCAACGCCAAGATCATGGAGATGCTGTTCGTCGCCACCATCTGGTACCTGGTGATCGTATCCCTCCTTTCCGTCGTGCAGATGTGGATCGAAAAGCGTTTCGCGCGCGGCTTCGCAAACAGCGGGAGGCACGGATGAAACCCCTCGTATCGGCCGTCAGGCTTGGCAAGAAGTTCGGCGACCACCAGGTCCTCCACGACATCAACATCGACATCATGCCGGGCGAGGTCGTCTGCATCGTCGGCCCCTCCGGATCGGGCAAGACCACGTTCCTGCGCTGCATCAACCAGCTCGAGACGATCGAGATGGGCGCGCTCTATCTCGACGGCGAACTGACCGGATACCGCGTCGAGAACGACGTCGTGCACCGCCTGACGGACAAGGAGATCGCCCGCCAGCGCCGGATCACCGGCATGGTGTTCCAGCGGTTCAATCTCTTCCCGCACATGACGGCGCTGGAGAACGTCATGGAAGGGCCGACGCGGGTCCTGCGGCAGGACCGGCAGGCCGCGCGGGACACGGCGATGGGCCTTCTTGCCCGCGTCGGGCTCGGCGACCGGGCCGATGCCTTTCCCAACAACCTGTCGGGCGGGCAGCAGCAGCGCGTCGCGATTGCCCGTGCGCTGGCCATGCAGCCGCGGCTGATGCTCTTCGACGAGCCGACGTCGGCGCTCGATGCCGAGCTCGTCGGCGAGGTGCTGGCCGTCATGCGCGACGTCGCGGCGACGGGGATGACGATGGTCATCGTCACGCACGAGCTCAACTTCGCCCGCGAAGTGGCGGACAAGGTGGTGTTCATGGCGGACGGACGCGTGGTGGAGACCGGCGCGCCCGACCAGGTCCTGGAAAACCCGCAGGAAGCACGCACCAGGGCTTTCCTCGCGGCGGTCGTCAGCAAGAAGCGCGACGTCGCCTGAACGGCGGCTGCGCACGGATATCAACAAAGCCTTGAAAGGACATGCCGGGGCGCCGCCCCGGCAGACGATGCAGCCATGCCCGCCATCACCATCAGACCGGAACGACTTCTTGCCGACCTGCACCGGCTCCGCGCCTTCGGGGCCTATCAGACCGGCGTCCACCGCCCCACCTACGCGCCCGACGACATGGCGGCGCGCCGCTGGCTTGTGACGCGCATGCAGGAAGCGGGCCTTTCCGCCCGCATGGACGGGATCGGCAATATCATCGGCGAGAATGCGGCGGCGCGACGGCGCCTGCTCGTCGGCTCGCATTGCGATACGCAGAATTACGCCGGCTGGCTGGATGGCGCGATGGGCGTCATCTATGGCCTGGAAATCGCCCGCGCGTTCGTCGAGGCCGGCACGCCCCGCGGCGCGGGCGTCGACGCGGCGGTGTTCGCCGACGAGGAAGCGCATTTCGCGAGTTTCCTGGGCAGTCGGTCCGCCATCGGCATGCTTTGCGAGGACGAGATCGACGATGCGCGCAACCTGACCACCGGTCAGCCGCTTCGCGATGCCCTGGATGCGGCAGGTCTTGCCCATGCGGTTCGTAACGTTCTCGACCCCACGCGTTACGCCGGGTATCTCGAAGCGCATATCGAGCAGGGCGGGGACCTCGAGGCGCGGGGCCTGCGTCTCGGCGTGGTAACCGGCATCGTCGGCATCGACCAGTACCGGATCACCTTCACCGGCAGCCGCAATCATGCCGGAACGACGCCGATGGCGATCCGCCGGGACGCGGGCGCCGCGCTCGTCCGGTTTGCCCATGAGATCGACGAGCGCTTCCGGCGATGCGCGGCGGCACGCACCGTCTGGACGATCGGCGACATCAAGGTATTTCCGGGCCAGGTCAGCATTATCCCGGACAAAGCGGAAATGCTGCTTCAGGTGCGGGACGCCGACGCCGGCGTTCTGCGCATCTTCCGCGCACAGATCGAAGCTCTGGTCGGCGAAATGGGCACTTCGGGTCCTTGCCCCGTTTCACTGGAGGTCATCGCGGAAAGCCCGCCCCATCTGATGGCGGATTCGTTGCAGGCGGCTCTTCGCGAGGCAGCCGATCGTATCGCACCGGGCGCGTGGCAGGACATGCCGAGCGGCGCGGGCCACGACGCGCAGATCCTTGCGCGCGTCATGCCCGCAGCCATGCTGTTCGTGCCGAGCATAGGCGGCATCAGCCACCATGTCGACGAGGACACCACGGAGGAGGATATCGTGCTCGGGTGTGATGTTCTGGCTGCGGCCTGCTGCCATATCCTTGAAACCGACGGTGAAGCCGCATGACGAAGTTCGGTCGTTTCGTCGTGGAATGCCTTGCCGGCTACGGTGTCGAATATGTCTTCGGCATTCCCGGGGTGCATACGATCGAGCTCTACCGCGGGCTCGCGGGCAGCGCAATTCGCCACGTAACCCCGCGCCATGAACAGGGCGCGGGCTTCATGGCGGATGGATATGCGCGCGTTTCCGGAAAACCCGGCGTCTGCTTCATCATCACCGGGCCCGGCCTCACCAACATCGCGACGGCAATGGGCCAGGCTTACAGCGATTCCATTCCCATGCTGGTGATCTCGACCGTGAACTCCGCGGGCGCACTGGGATCGGGGGAGGGCCACCTTCACGAGCTGCCCGACCAGCGCCAGCTCATGCGGCAGGTCACGGCCTTCAGCCACACCATCCATGATCCGGAGGAATTCGAAACGGTGCTCGCCCGCGCGTTCGCGACCTTTGAATCATCGCGCCCGAGGCCGGTTCACATCGAAATACCCGTCGAAATGCTTGCAAGGCACGTCGGTTTCGCAAGGCCGCCTCACGGTCGTGTTCCGGCCGCGCCTCCCGCAGCGCATCCGAAAGCGATCGCCGAGGCCGCGCGGTTCCTGAACAACGCGCAACGTCCGCTCCTGATCGCAGGCGGCGGTGCGACGGGCGCAGCGCGGGAAATCGACGACCTTGCATCTCGTTTGCAGGCACCTGTCCTGATGACGATTAACGGCCGGGGCATTCTGGCCGCCGGACACCCGCTGGGCCTGTCGGTCAGCGCAGCCAGCCCGGCGGCGCTGGACCTGATGGAACGGGCCGATGTCATCCTTGCCATAGGAACGGAACTCGGCCCGACGGATTTCGATGAGACGCTGACGTCCCGCCGTTCGCTGGGTGAAAAGCTCGTGAGGGTCGACATCGATCCGGAGCAGCTCATGCGGTCCCTGCGACCCGCGATCGGGCTCGTCGGCGACAGCAAGGCCACGATCGAAGCGCTGGGCCCGGCAGTGCGGCGGCGAGAGGTGGATGGCTGGGGCCGGACGGCAGCGTCACATGCCCGGCATGCCCTGGCGAACGAGCTTACCGCCGCGCAGCGTATACAGATCGCGATGCTCGAAACACTC is drawn from Shinella sp. PSBB067 and contains these coding sequences:
- a CDS encoding 5-guanidino-2-oxopentanoate decarboxylase; this encodes MTKFGRFVVECLAGYGVEYVFGIPGVHTIELYRGLAGSAIRHVTPRHEQGAGFMADGYARVSGKPGVCFIITGPGLTNIATAMGQAYSDSIPMLVISTVNSAGALGSGEGHLHELPDQRQLMRQVTAFSHTIHDPEEFETVLARAFATFESSRPRPVHIEIPVEMLARHVGFARPPHGRVPAAPPAAHPKAIAEAARFLNNAQRPLLIAGGGATGAAREIDDLASRLQAPVLMTINGRGILAAGHPLGLSVSAASPAALDLMERADVILAIGTELGPTDFDETLTSRRSLGEKLVRVDIDPEQLMRSLRPAIGLVGDSKATIEALGPAVRRREVDGWGRTAASHARHALANELTAAQRIQIAMLETLRDTLPGVIIVGDSNQPVYAGCMGFAAAAPKTFFNSATGYGTLGYGLPAALGAKIAAPELPVVALMGDGGLQFTLAELGSVTEHGAPLIVVLWNNNGYHEIEKAMVRADIDPLGVRIFTPDFRSIATAFDWRHETARNVAELSTIVRNAAATGARIVVELDEAVFGIEDASE
- a CDS encoding ABC transporter substrate-binding protein, which produces MRKIRILAAATFAAMLLSGVASAQSLPQDIKDSGKLMVGTERDHPPMEFIDAKTNELVGFDVDLIRAIAGKLGLEVEFVHSRFEGLTPNLQSRRINLIISGMYDTPKRRESFDFVDYLSAGTTFYTLDRNTEIQEPKDFCGKVVTTNRGTTYPDSVKKWSDENCVAAGLPAIDVITDTDMASEFLYINQGRAVGAVQGTEAIPTVLASTDGPFRVVGKPFTNVRIGIGFNKEDTELRDTILKTLEDLFKSGEYLEIVKKWGLDASALDAPTVNAGDAP
- a CDS encoding amino acid ABC transporter permease yields the protein MDVIDISKLKHARPLHLGRLATAAVLLAAGAYIVYAFAVGTIDWPVVGEYMFSERILSGAVTTVVISVIAMAIGIVIGILTAIARSSRNMVLSSAAMFYTWLFRGAPMILQLLIWYNLALVFPTIGIPGLWEAKTVVVMTPLAATLIALSLNQGAYTSEIIRSGMLAVDIGQYEAAKSIGMTYSDTLRRIILPQAMRVVVPPLGNEFIGLLKVTALASIIGFGELLGTAQDIYYSNAKIMEMLFVATIWYLVIVSLLSVVQMWIEKRFARGFANSGRHG
- a CDS encoding amidohydrolase, coding for MTRSNFSAAQNHALDWLGSNRALISAWHQQIWSFHEPSWREYRSSQWYVDRLREEGFEVEQGSAGMPTAFCATWSNGEGPVIGGYAEYDAVPGQSQVAEPRHASRPGTTKHAAGHTDPHSALGMGSFAGFLAARKAMEAHGITGTLRFFGEPAEKMCGSKPVHAAHGYYDGLDAAISFHPHSFNALTNGCFWDTTSAPYWSRIYTFECDSPETWLDQSRGGAVAHAHATARAPGAIDAVCLMYTNSKMMKESMLPHTGTWTLNEFIPVAGQAAADNLAPAYSQIQYSMRAPTLEMCETVFSVLDRNAEHVAAMTHCTWRADWITKTRAGLPNHALAELTFRNFEKLGAPVWGEAARRFAREGQRSQGIAPMDEPFIDNMMRLTPPQEAEAAFRQQLPPWQFHYAADDYVEYTWHAPTVRLYVARPTLKPDPAGKRYGEWLRHAMNGDPDCIDPMWGKAAEVISTTILDMMTDAGVLERAREEFNDRTGGGVGGSRWVPPQLSPDFQAPVDYRWPEWIDTPRGPEWSVR
- a CDS encoding polysaccharide deacetylase yields the protein MLKLIDNPPQWPNGARCAVCFAFDLDAESLLHLYYPEDSMRRITLSSALRYGPRIAIPRLIRIWEHYGIKQTVYVPGWCVETYPEAVEQLAAAGHEIGHHGWLHERVNALDAGDEAKVLKAGIKAIERVTGKRPAGYRCPSGAFSPATLDLLIDEGFTYDASLSGDDVPYLVRGGKGALLELPSDHALDDWPQYVNMRDFNHMLPIQSPEQAMQVFRSEFDAAWANGGLWSSVWHPFVSGRPARAQAMADLIEYMQAKGNVWFATMEEIAAHVQGLIDSGEWTPREETLPFWQQPVPQIARPVR
- a CDS encoding amino acid ABC transporter ATP-binding protein; translated protein: MKPLVSAVRLGKKFGDHQVLHDINIDIMPGEVVCIVGPSGSGKTTFLRCINQLETIEMGALYLDGELTGYRVENDVVHRLTDKEIARQRRITGMVFQRFNLFPHMTALENVMEGPTRVLRQDRQAARDTAMGLLARVGLGDRADAFPNNLSGGQQQRVAIARALAMQPRLMLFDEPTSALDAELVGEVLAVMRDVAATGMTMVIVTHELNFAREVADKVVFMADGRVVETGAPDQVLENPQEARTRAFLAAVVSKKRDVA
- a CDS encoding pyridoxal phosphate-dependent aminotransferase produces the protein MTSPSLSISPQAAAAPASGIAAVMKHGFGRSDIVPLWVGEGDLPTPALICRAAAAALERGETFYVPQPGIPELRQALARYHDRVYGGLFGKPFEPGRFFVTGSGMQAIQLAVRIVAGVGEEILVPTPAWPNFPASVGVAGAHAREVAMRFDPAGWTLDLDLLEASISPRTRAIFLNSPSNPTGWTADPLLLQAMLDLSRKHDLWIIADEVYGRFTYSKALAAPSLHSLVTEDDRVLFVNTFSKNWAMTGWRIGWIEAPAGLGPTIENLIQYSTSGVAAFMQRAACAALDDGEAFLAAQTERCRRGLECVASALSTSSRIEFAPAGAFYLFFRIDGITDSTAFAERLLRETGVGLAPGRAFGMAGEGYFRLCFARDAQALSTAAERLLALLDHDA
- a CDS encoding class II aldolase/adducin family protein, with protein sequence MQFQSAEWTHRVELAACYRLIAHYRMADLIYTHATLRLPDHDNRFLINPYGLLWEEINASSLVTIDLDGNKIGDNPSRVNRAGFVIHSAIHSARHDALCVIHTHTKAGMAVSSLQDGLLPLNQIALGLEPHVAYHDYEGIALDLEERDRIIADLGDKRALILRNHGLLTVGRSVAEAFNLMYYLNLACEIQVATLSMNREIKLPDMSVRSKVAEQADAVSFDDGDLALEWDAHLRLLDRIDRSYRQ
- a CDS encoding TetR/AcrR family transcriptional regulator; translated protein: MFHDYKLSVNSKNRDKINFGENAFFVRRLEGQEMTGGLRVKHRNKRVEQVLDAADALFRQQGYEITKIEEIAELASVAPASVYNYFKNKPNLLMEIALRHVRAALPERRKFLENLPDDPMTGILAFERLLADQAVRHLTRECWRVVMSAQFLDTGGIAHRTGKRLDLLLRRQYMRMLAAYQQNGRIKPNVDLPVLCDLLLGIGSAALARLVTSSAMTPEAMREWGIPHLEMVLRGVIEEAAE
- a CDS encoding hydantoinase/carbamoylase family amidase, whose product is MPAITIRPERLLADLHRLRAFGAYQTGVHRPTYAPDDMAARRWLVTRMQEAGLSARMDGIGNIIGENAAARRRLLVGSHCDTQNYAGWLDGAMGVIYGLEIARAFVEAGTPRGAGVDAAVFADEEAHFASFLGSRSAIGMLCEDEIDDARNLTTGQPLRDALDAAGLAHAVRNVLDPTRYAGYLEAHIEQGGDLEARGLRLGVVTGIVGIDQYRITFTGSRNHAGTTPMAIRRDAGAALVRFAHEIDERFRRCAAARTVWTIGDIKVFPGQVSIIPDKAEMLLQVRDADAGVLRIFRAQIEALVGEMGTSGPCPVSLEVIAESPPHLMADSLQAALREAADRIAPGAWQDMPSGAGHDAQILARVMPAAMLFVPSIGGISHHVDEDTTEEDIVLGCDVLAAACCHILETDGEAA